In one Sphingomonas sp. AP4-R1 genomic region, the following are encoded:
- a CDS encoding DEAD/DEAH box helicase, with amino-acid sequence MTESRSIPAVRLVTAQTGASSSANELGMRVMQARAYAHRGEQYLLIKSPPASGKSRALMFIALDKLHNQPVSQAIIVVPERSIGSSFADEPLTKGGFYWDWAVKPHWNLCNTPGADDVKVAKSKVKAVGEFLASDDKVLVCTHATFRFAIDELGIEAFDGRLIAVDEFHHVSANPDNRLGAQLGQLIARDKVHLVAMTGSYFRGDSVAVLTPEDEARFVTVSYTYYEQLNGYQWLKTLDIAYSFYTGRYVDKINTLLDPAVKTIVHIPSVNSRESTKDKHREVEEIMDHLGKWKGTDETTGFHLIETAAGTTIKVADLVDDDPAKRDRVSAALKSPQARKDRDHVDVIIALGMAKEGFDWIWCEHALTVGYRSSLTEIIQIIGRATRDAPGKTVARFTNLIAEPAAADDVVAEAVNDTLKAIAASLLMEQVLAPRFEFTPKDAGPKDGYDYGPDGYVEGRTNVGFNEERGQFHFELKDLVQPTTPEARRVCEQDINEVITSFIQDKQAIERGMFDPEVVPEELTQVRMGKIVRERYPEMSETDQEAIRQHAIAALNITQQAAKIVTETATEDSNGELKANTSFVDGVRKFMNVRELDIDLIDRINPFDAAYAILAKAMNEGTLRQVQAAISARKNTLTEEEARAFAVRAVQWKRERGRAPEATSQDPWERQLAEGVAAFARFRQKAATANG; translated from the coding sequence GTGACCGAAAGCCGTTCAATTCCAGCCGTCCGCCTCGTCACCGCGCAGACCGGCGCATCCTCCAGCGCCAACGAACTCGGCATGCGCGTCATGCAGGCGCGCGCCTATGCCCATCGCGGCGAGCAGTATCTGCTGATCAAGTCGCCGCCCGCCTCGGGCAAGTCGCGCGCGCTGATGTTCATCGCCCTCGACAAGCTACATAATCAGCCCGTCTCGCAGGCGATCATCGTCGTGCCCGAGCGTTCGATCGGCAGCAGCTTCGCCGATGAGCCGCTGACCAAGGGCGGCTTCTATTGGGACTGGGCGGTCAAGCCGCACTGGAACCTGTGCAACACGCCTGGCGCCGACGATGTGAAGGTCGCCAAGTCCAAAGTGAAGGCGGTCGGCGAGTTTCTGGCCAGCGACGACAAGGTGCTCGTTTGCACGCACGCTACCTTCCGCTTCGCCATCGACGAGTTGGGAATCGAGGCCTTCGACGGCCGCTTGATCGCGGTGGACGAGTTCCACCACGTCTCGGCCAATCCCGACAACCGGCTGGGTGCCCAGCTGGGCCAGCTGATCGCCCGCGACAAAGTACATCTCGTCGCGATGACCGGCAGCTATTTCCGCGGCGACTCCGTGGCAGTGCTAACGCCCGAGGACGAGGCGCGCTTCGTCACGGTCAGCTATACCTATTACGAGCAGCTCAACGGCTATCAGTGGCTCAAGACGCTGGACATCGCATATAGCTTCTACACCGGCCGATACGTCGACAAGATCAACACCCTGCTCGACCCGGCGGTGAAGACGATCGTGCACATTCCCTCGGTCAACAGCCGGGAGAGCACGAAGGACAAGCACCGCGAAGTCGAGGAGATCATGGATCACCTCGGCAAGTGGAAGGGGACCGACGAGACGACCGGCTTCCACCTGATCGAGACGGCGGCGGGCACGACGATCAAGGTCGCCGATCTGGTCGACGACGATCCAGCCAAGCGCGATCGCGTGTCGGCCGCGCTGAAGAGCCCGCAAGCGCGCAAGGATCGCGATCACGTCGACGTCATCATCGCGCTGGGCATGGCGAAGGAAGGCTTCGACTGGATCTGGTGCGAGCACGCGCTGACTGTCGGCTATCGTTCCAGCCTGACCGAGATCATCCAGATCATCGGCCGTGCGACCCGCGACGCGCCGGGCAAGACCGTAGCGCGCTTCACCAACCTGATCGCCGAACCGGCTGCCGCCGACGACGTGGTGGCCGAGGCGGTGAACGATACGCTCAAGGCGATCGCCGCCAGCCTGCTGATGGAGCAGGTGCTGGCGCCGCGTTTCGAGTTCACGCCCAAGGATGCTGGGCCGAAGGACGGCTATGACTATGGCCCTGACGGTTATGTCGAAGGCCGCACCAACGTCGGCTTCAACGAGGAACGCGGCCAGTTCCATTTCGAGCTGAAGGATCTGGTGCAGCCGACCACGCCCGAGGCGCGCCGCGTGTGCGAGCAGGACATCAACGAGGTCATCACCAGCTTCATCCAGGACAAGCAGGCGATCGAGCGCGGCATGTTCGATCCCGAAGTGGTGCCGGAGGAACTGACCCAGGTTCGCATGGGCAAGATCGTTCGCGAGCGGTATCCCGAGATGAGCGAGACGGATCAGGAGGCGATCCGCCAGCACGCCATCGCCGCGCTCAACATCACCCAGCAGGCCGCGAAGATCGTGACCGAGACAGCGACCGAGGATTCCAACGGCGAGTTGAAGGCCAACACCTCGTTCGTCGACGGCGTGCGGAAGTTCATGAATGTGCGCGAGCTGGACATCGACCTGATCGACCGCATCAACCCGTTCGACGCCGCCTATGCGATCCTCGCGAAGGCGATGAACGAGGGCACGCTGCGCCAGGTGCAAGCGGCGATCTCCGCCCGCAAGAATACGCTGACCGAGGAGGAGGCCCGCGCTTTCGCGGTACGAGCCGTCCAGTGGAAGCGCGAGCGCGGGCGCGCGCCCGAGGCGACATCGCAAGATCCGTGGGAGCGACAGCTGGCCGAGGGCGTCGCTGCCTTCGCCCGCTTCCGCCAGAAGGCAGCCACCGCCAATGGCTGA
- a CDS encoding error-prone DNA polymerase: protein MPLSPPPFVELVAASHFSFLHGASHGSDLVATALALKHPGLGLADRNTVAGVVRAWKALKDAREDAAALGAPLAPFKLATGARLVFADGTPDIVAYPEDRRGWGRLTRLLSDGNLRSDKGDCLLRLDDLLGYSESLLLIVLPESSRRDGEGIARKTPTILPEDEDDSLPAQASIQPLEAGRGSRRDAETQREKEEKEAAPGDEAHASLSAPLRLRVNTPSPRPRGNDDSKHGNVVPFPSRLREEIEGRTAPAEGRKTANVGSPPPAPPASGSGALRRTLETLRAACPDRVWLALPATASGTDVRRRARLLALAREAGVPPLATTDALYATREERPLQDVLTCIRLGVTIAQAGRRLEANAERHLKSAAEMAHLYRDCPQAIAETTRLLARIAFDLAQLKYEYPHEPVPEGWKPQKWLQHLVVTAARTLWGAGKTPPKALRMLREEFRLIRKMGYAYYFLTVHDVVQFAREQDPPILCQGRGSAANSMVCYLLGVTPIDPAANNLLFSRFLSEERSEPPDIDVDFEHERREEVMQYIYRRYGRHRAGIVATVIHYRSRSAVREVGKALGLTDDVTSRLVSTVWGSYSSRMEEERFHETGFRLDNPEIARLNHFVGRLLEAPFPRHLSQHVGGFVLTEDRLDETVPIHHAAMEDRTFVEWDKDDIDALGLMKVDILALGMLTCIRKAFDLIRDHDGTDHSLRDIPREQPDVYAMLQKGDSIGLFQVESRAQMNMLPRLKPKELYDLVIQVAIVRPGPIQGNMVHPYLRRRQGIEKWSFPAPSPPHPADELHDILGKTLGVPLFQEQAMKLAIVAAEFSPVDANKFRRAMATFRNVGTMPEFEEKMVGGMTKRGYTEEFAQRCFSQIKGFGSYGFPESHAQSFAILVYASAYLKRRHPAAFCAALLNSQPMGFYAPAQIVRDAREHGVEVCPIDVTASGWDNRLEVGAKGPAVRLGFRQIDGFKEEWAKAVEEALFLPIADGEGDHLRQQMVEGKSPAPGYCPSTAFGGPSPPAPRGEDVVERLARLIPARALRLLADADAFRSLELGRRDALWEVRRTPHDALPLFAAAKARELAEETDAQLPAMPLSEEVAADYQMTRLSLKQHPMAFLRGLFRDEGILSAAELAALPDGRAARMAGVVLVRQRPGEGKAIFVTLEDETGVTNVLLWAADFEKQRAAVMASRLMEVRGVVQKSEEGVVHLMTTQVVDRTAELDRLSADHQTRPLLSRADEFAHPQHPRKKGAERRHPRNVRVLPPSRDFH from the coding sequence ATGCCTCTTTCTCCCCCGCCGTTCGTCGAGCTCGTCGCCGCCAGCCACTTCTCCTTCCTCCATGGCGCTAGCCACGGCAGTGATCTCGTGGCGACCGCTCTTGCCCTCAAGCATCCCGGCCTCGGCCTCGCCGACCGCAACACCGTCGCGGGCGTCGTCCGCGCGTGGAAGGCGCTGAAGGACGCACGCGAGGACGCCGCCGCGCTCGGCGCGCCGCTCGCCCCCTTCAAGCTCGCCACCGGCGCCCGCCTCGTCTTCGCGGACGGCACGCCCGATATCGTCGCTTACCCCGAGGACCGGCGCGGCTGGGGTCGGCTGACCCGCTTGCTTTCGGATGGCAATCTCCGTTCGGACAAGGGCGATTGCCTGCTCAGGCTGGACGATCTGCTCGGCTATTCCGAAAGCTTGCTGCTGATCGTGCTGCCCGAAAGCAGCCGCCGCGACGGCGAGGGGATCGCACGCAAGACGCCCACCATCCTGCCGGAAGACGAGGATGATTCCCTTCCCGCACAAGCGAGCATCCAGCCTCTTGAAGCCGGAAGGGGTTCACGCAGAGACGCAGAGACGCAGAGAGAAAAAGAAGAAAAAGAGGCAGCACCTGGCGATGAGGCTCACGCCTCCCTCTCTGCGCCTCTGCGTCTCCGCGTGAACACTCCTTCTCCCCGCCCTCGCGGGAATGATGACAGCAAGCACGGCAACGTCGTTCCCTTTCCCTCTCGCCTGCGGGAGGAGATCGAGGGGCGGACAGCACCAGCGGAAGGGCGCAAGACAGCCAATGTCGGAAGCCCACCTCCGGCCCCTCCCGCAAGCGGGAGCGGAGCCCTGCGGCGCACCCTCGAAACGCTCCGCGCCGCCTGCCCCGATCGCGTCTGGCTCGCGCTCCCCGCCACCGCTTCGGGAACAGACGTCCGCCGTCGCGCGCGCCTGCTCGCCCTCGCGCGCGAAGCCGGCGTGCCCCCGCTCGCCACCACCGACGCGCTCTACGCCACGCGCGAGGAGCGGCCGCTGCAGGATGTGCTCACCTGCATCCGCCTCGGCGTCACGATCGCGCAGGCGGGGCGCCGGCTGGAGGCCAATGCCGAGCGCCACCTGAAATCCGCCGCGGAGATGGCCCATCTCTACCGCGATTGCCCGCAGGCGATCGCCGAGACGACGCGCCTGCTCGCCCGCATCGCCTTCGATCTCGCCCAGTTAAAATACGAATATCCGCACGAGCCCGTGCCCGAGGGCTGGAAACCGCAGAAATGGCTCCAGCACCTCGTCGTCACCGCCGCACGCACATTATGGGGTGCAGGAAAAACGCCCCCCAAAGCCCTCCGGATGCTGCGCGAGGAATTCCGGCTCATCCGGAAGATGGGCTATGCCTATTACTTCCTCACCGTCCACGATGTGGTGCAATTCGCCCGCGAACAGGATCCGCCGATCCTCTGCCAGGGGCGCGGATCGGCCGCCAATTCGATGGTCTGCTACCTGCTCGGCGTCACCCCGATCGATCCGGCCGCGAACAACCTGCTCTTCTCGCGCTTCCTGTCCGAGGAACGCAGCGAGCCGCCCGATATCGATGTCGATTTCGAGCATGAGCGGCGCGAGGAGGTGATGCAGTACATCTACCGCCGCTACGGCCGCCACCGTGCCGGCATCGTCGCGACGGTGATCCATTATCGCTCGCGTTCGGCCGTGCGCGAGGTGGGCAAGGCTCTCGGCCTCACCGACGACGTCACCTCCCGCCTCGTCTCGACCGTGTGGGGCAGCTATTCCAGCCGGATGGAGGAGGAACGGTTTCACGAAACCGGCTTCCGCCTCGACAATCCCGAGATCGCACGGCTCAACCATTTCGTCGGACGCCTGCTGGAAGCGCCCTTCCCACGCCATCTCTCGCAGCATGTCGGCGGCTTCGTGCTGACCGAGGACCGGCTCGACGAGACCGTGCCGATCCATCACGCGGCGATGGAGGATCGCACCTTCGTCGAATGGGACAAGGACGATATCGACGCGCTCGGCCTGATGAAGGTGGATATCCTCGCGCTCGGCATGCTCACCTGCATCCGCAAGGCGTTCGATCTGATCCGCGATCATGACGGCACCGATCATTCGCTGCGCGACATCCCCAGGGAGCAGCCCGATGTTTATGCCATGCTACAGAAGGGCGACAGCATCGGCCTGTTCCAGGTGGAAAGCCGCGCACAGATGAACATGCTGCCGAGGCTCAAGCCCAAGGAGCTTTACGACCTCGTGATTCAGGTTGCGATCGTCCGGCCCGGGCCGATCCAGGGCAACATGGTCCACCCCTATCTGCGCCGCCGGCAGGGGATTGAAAAATGGAGCTTCCCCGCACCGTCCCCGCCGCATCCGGCGGACGAGCTTCACGATATTCTGGGCAAGACGCTCGGCGTCCCGCTCTTTCAGGAGCAGGCGATGAAGCTCGCGATCGTCGCGGCCGAATTTTCGCCTGTGGATGCCAACAAGTTCCGCCGCGCCATGGCCACCTTCCGCAACGTCGGCACGATGCCCGAATTCGAGGAGAAGATGGTCGGCGGCATGACGAAGCGTGGCTATACGGAGGAATTCGCGCAACGCTGCTTCAGCCAGATCAAGGGCTTCGGCAGCTATGGTTTCCCCGAAAGCCACGCGCAGAGTTTCGCGATCCTCGTCTATGCCTCGGCCTATCTGAAGCGCCGTCACCCCGCCGCCTTCTGTGCGGCCCTGCTCAATTCGCAGCCGATGGGCTTCTACGCCCCCGCCCAGATCGTGCGCGACGCGCGCGAACATGGGGTGGAGGTGTGCCCGATCGACGTGACGGCCAGCGGTTGGGACAATCGGCTGGAGGTGGGCGCGAAGGGACCGGCGGTGCGGCTGGGCTTCCGCCAGATCGACGGCTTCAAGGAGGAATGGGCGAAAGCGGTGGAAGAGGCCTTGTTCCTCCCCATCGCAGATGGGGAGGGGGACCATTTGCGCCAGCAAATGGTGGAGGGGAAAAGCCCAGCGCCGGGATATTGCCCCTCCACCGCCTTCGGCGGTCCCTCTCCCCCCGCGCCGCGCGGGGAGGATGTCGTCGAACGCCTCGCCCGCCTCATTCCCGCCCGTGCATTGCGCCTGCTGGCCGATGCGGATGCGTTCCGCTCGCTCGAGCTCGGCCGGCGCGACGCGCTGTGGGAGGTGCGCCGCACGCCGCACGATGCGCTCCCCCTCTTCGCCGCCGCCAAGGCGCGCGAACTGGCCGAGGAGACCGACGCGCAGCTGCCCGCCATGCCGCTGTCGGAGGAGGTCGCGGCCGATTATCAGATGACGCGCCTGTCGCTGAAGCAGCATCCGATGGCCTTCCTGCGCGGCCTGTTCCGTGACGAAGGGATCCTCAGCGCAGCCGAACTGGCGGCCCTCCCCGATGGCCGCGCCGCGCGCATGGCGGGGGTCGTCCTCGTCCGCCAGCGCCCCGGCGAGGGCAAGGCGATCTTCGTCACGCTGGAGGATGAGACGGGCGTCACCAACGTGCTGCTCTGGGCCGCCGATTTCGAGAAACAGCGCGCCGCCGTCATGGCCTCGCGCCTGATGGAGGTACGGGGCGTCGTCCAGAAGAGCGAGGAGGGAGTCGTGCATCTGATGACCACGCAGGTCGTCGATCGCACGGCCGAGCTGGACCGCCTCTCGGCCGATCACCAGACGAGACCTCTGCTCTCCCGCGCGGATGAATTCGCGCACCCCCAGCATCCGCGCAAAAAGGGCGCGGAACGGCGCCATCCGCGTAACGTGCGCGTCCTTCCGCCGTCGCGGGATTTCCATTGA
- a CDS encoding class I SAM-dependent DNA methyltransferase gives MNAVEIEEAVSDLALQPFDAAEFAFQFLAAFSARDTTLKRLRKGDSNQSDVAGGVLWRGNIHIAVAPAGEVGATLAALRASPKTTAQKAKFILATDGDTVEAEDLVVGDVIACAYADLPRHFATFLPLAGISTVKEIKNNPIDVKATGRLNKLYVELLKDNPDWATEERRHELNQFMARLIFCFFAEDTGIFEANLFTNTVSRMSVAGHGTGDEQWGNTHEVLTELFRTMDIDTRDGGAARREAGVKSWADQFHYVNGGLFTGATDSPRFSRTARAYLLRAGELDWKEINPDIFGSMIQAVADDGERGELGMHYTSVPNILKVLNPLFLDDLRATLEAAGDSKQKLRNLRKRLRSIRVFDPACGSGNFLVIAYKEMRAIEAAIVAKLGGEENLKLADRRSVIPLSNFYGIEIKGFAAEIARLALLIAEFQADCLYLSQQEARAMVLPLHKTGQITIGNALRLDWREVCPRAGAASSGEQDLGGPTGRLALEANGLEDSAEAETYICGNPPYKGSQDQTSDQKRDLEIVAGSKLKSIKSADYVIGWFLSASAFIRTDGGRFAFVTTNSVNQGRQVASYWPAILGSDLEISFAHPSFLWRNLAAKKAAVTVSVVGISARSDSLKIIFDNGLATSCRSIGPYLSPNSEVVVDSRSRPISDLSDMEFGSMPNDGGGLLIDSSDYVAFERSDPRTARFLRPFIGSRDVIHGQRRFCIWINDDQVNAASDIPIIRDRITRVKRHREASERESTKKLASSPHAFGERRYRSVRSMLIARHSAEDRPYLPFDIVGENVVIADSAIALPDYRLFEAAVYASRIHLVWVATVCGKIKTDFRYSNTLGWNTFPVPRLTAQDKADLTRTAENILLAREAHFPATIADLYDPEAMPDDLRRAHEENDEVLERIYIGRRFRNDTERLEKLFDLYTKMTANAAPKGKNMKGKAA, from the coding sequence ATGAACGCCGTCGAAATCGAAGAAGCCGTATCGGATCTTGCCCTCCAGCCGTTCGACGCCGCGGAATTCGCCTTCCAGTTTCTCGCGGCTTTCAGCGCGCGGGACACCACGCTCAAGCGGCTGCGCAAGGGCGACTCGAACCAGTCCGACGTGGCCGGCGGCGTGCTTTGGCGCGGCAATATCCATATCGCCGTGGCGCCGGCGGGAGAGGTCGGCGCGACGCTGGCCGCGCTGCGCGCCAGCCCGAAGACGACGGCACAGAAGGCCAAGTTCATCCTCGCCACCGATGGCGATACGGTGGAGGCCGAGGATCTGGTCGTCGGCGACGTGATCGCCTGTGCCTATGCTGATCTGCCGCGCCACTTCGCGACATTCCTGCCGCTGGCGGGCATCTCCACCGTCAAGGAGATCAAGAACAACCCCATCGACGTGAAGGCGACGGGACGGCTCAACAAGCTGTATGTCGAGCTGTTGAAGGACAATCCGGACTGGGCGACCGAGGAGCGTCGGCACGAGCTGAACCAGTTCATGGCGCGCCTGATCTTCTGCTTCTTCGCCGAGGATACGGGTATCTTCGAGGCGAACCTCTTCACCAACACCGTATCGCGCATGAGCGTTGCCGGTCATGGCACGGGCGACGAGCAGTGGGGCAACACGCACGAAGTGCTGACCGAACTGTTCCGGACGATGGACATCGACACCCGCGATGGCGGAGCTGCTCGACGCGAGGCCGGCGTGAAATCCTGGGCTGACCAATTCCACTATGTGAACGGCGGCCTGTTCACCGGCGCGACCGACAGCCCGCGCTTCAGCCGCACAGCGCGCGCGTACCTGCTGCGCGCAGGCGAGCTGGACTGGAAGGAGATCAATCCGGACATCTTCGGATCGATGATCCAGGCCGTCGCCGACGATGGCGAGCGTGGCGAGCTGGGCATGCACTATACCAGCGTGCCCAACATCCTAAAGGTGCTGAACCCGCTGTTCCTCGACGATCTGCGGGCCACGCTGGAGGCGGCGGGCGACAGCAAGCAGAAGCTGCGCAACCTGCGGAAGCGGCTGCGCAGCATCCGCGTGTTCGATCCGGCCTGCGGCAGCGGTAATTTCCTTGTTATCGCCTATAAGGAAATGCGCGCCATCGAGGCGGCGATCGTCGCGAAGCTGGGCGGCGAGGAGAACCTGAAGCTGGCCGACCGCCGCAGCGTCATCCCGCTCTCCAACTTCTACGGCATCGAGATCAAGGGTTTCGCCGCCGAGATCGCCCGCCTTGCACTGCTAATCGCCGAGTTCCAGGCAGATTGCCTGTATCTCAGCCAGCAGGAGGCGCGCGCGATGGTGCTACCGCTGCACAAGACCGGGCAGATTACGATCGGCAATGCGTTGCGACTCGATTGGCGGGAGGTGTGCCCGCGTGCAGGGGCAGCAAGCAGCGGTGAACAGGATCTGGGCGGCCCAACAGGGCGCTTGGCGCTGGAGGCAAATGGGCTAGAAGATAGCGCGGAAGCGGAAACCTATATCTGCGGAAATCCGCCATACAAAGGAAGTCAGGATCAGACCTCAGATCAAAAGCGAGATCTTGAGATCGTTGCCGGATCTAAACTCAAGTCAATAAAATCGGCTGACTATGTCATCGGATGGTTTTTGAGCGCGTCCGCTTTCATTCGCACCGACGGTGGTCGATTTGCATTCGTAACTACTAATAGTGTTAATCAGGGTCGACAAGTTGCGTCATACTGGCCAGCGATATTGGGAAGCGATTTAGAGATTTCATTCGCTCACCCCTCTTTTCTGTGGCGTAATTTGGCGGCAAAGAAGGCAGCTGTCACTGTTTCCGTTGTTGGAATTTCAGCGCGATCCGATTCTCTAAAGATTATATTTGACAATGGACTAGCCACGAGTTGCCGTTCTATTGGACCGTATCTTAGTCCAAATAGTGAGGTGGTCGTCGACAGTCGCTCGCGTCCGATTTCAGATTTGTCTGATATGGAATTTGGATCAATGCCGAACGACGGAGGCGGTCTCCTTATTGATTCCAGCGACTATGTCGCATTCGAGAGATCGGACCCAAGAACAGCACGCTTCCTACGCCCTTTTATCGGTAGTCGTGACGTCATACATGGCCAGCGCCGCTTTTGTATCTGGATCAATGATGATCAAGTAAATGCAGCATCTGACATACCAATTATACGCGATCGCATCACACGCGTTAAGCGGCACCGAGAGGCAAGTGAACGAGAAAGCACCAAAAAACTCGCAAGCTCACCTCACGCATTTGGCGAGAGGCGATACCGATCTGTTCGCTCGATGTTGATTGCGCGCCATAGTGCGGAGGATAGGCCATATCTCCCATTTGATATAGTTGGAGAGAATGTTGTAATTGCTGACAGTGCTATAGCACTCCCAGATTACAGACTTTTCGAGGCTGCGGTTTATGCGTCGCGAATTCATCTTGTTTGGGTGGCAACTGTATGCGGCAAGATAAAGACCGATTTTCGTTACTCTAACACCCTCGGCTGGAATACCTTCCCGGTCCCGCGGCTCACCGCGCAGGACAAGGCCGATCTCACACGCACGGCGGAGAACATCCTGCTCGCCCGCGAGGCTCATTTCCCCGCGACCATCGCCGACCTCTACGACCCCGAGGCGATGCCGGACGATTTGCGCCGCGCGCATGAGGAGAATGACGAGGTGCTGGAGCGCATCTATATCGGCCGCCGTTTCCGCAACGACACCGAACGGCTGGAAAAGCTGTTCGACCTCTACACCAAGATGACCGCCAACGCCGCGCCCAAGGGCAAGAACATGAAAGGCAAGGCGGCATGA
- a CDS encoding MobA/MobL family protein — translation MFIDHEQLKAARREFVVRPRAISRTEWPDFKIRPVSEEWRYVGRVPAYRTMTANVAYIWRDSAPVDRFGPMPARFAERRCELKAAGLALPATAPLWAVTNPYQIWEEADQVTVASGNPADLAGWHVMMEIPKHNRPENWRWMVEGFVQSQFVAKGAAVAWAIHALEGGDGDWIIPPHAHLIVTGRHWRHDYRRGRRHPNWIASWAQQKRMEFAWRRRCANLRDIESAGFTVNDRWPGFG, via the coding sequence ATGTTCATCGATCACGAACAACTGAAGGCCGCCCGGCGCGAATTCGTCGTCCGGCCGCGCGCGATTTCGCGCACCGAATGGCCGGATTTCAAAATCCGTCCGGTATCCGAGGAATGGCGATATGTCGGGCGCGTCCCTGCGTATCGAACGATGACCGCCAACGTCGCTTACATCTGGCGCGACAGCGCGCCGGTCGACAGGTTCGGTCCGATGCCGGCGCGCTTCGCCGAACGACGGTGCGAATTGAAAGCGGCAGGCCTCGCGCTTCCCGCGACCGCGCCGCTCTGGGCTGTGACCAATCCGTATCAGATTTGGGAGGAGGCAGACCAGGTGACGGTTGCGTCGGGTAACCCCGCCGATCTGGCAGGCTGGCACGTCATGATGGAGATTCCGAAGCACAACCGCCCGGAGAATTGGCGCTGGATGGTGGAGGGCTTCGTCCAGTCGCAGTTCGTCGCAAAGGGAGCGGCGGTGGCGTGGGCGATCCACGCTTTAGAAGGCGGAGATGGCGACTGGATCATCCCGCCGCACGCCCACCTGATCGTCACTGGCAGGCACTGGCGCCATGATTATCGGCGTGGCCGCCGCCATCCGAACTGGATCGCCAGTTGGGCGCAACAGAAAAGAATGGAGTTTGCCTGGCGGCGGCGCTGCGCGAACCTGCGGGACATCGAGAGCGCGGGATTCACGGTCAACGACCGTTGGCCCGGATTCGGCTAA
- a CDS encoding diguanylate cyclase, which produces MVNDSVEAERLATLAALQILDTPPEREFDEIVTLARDLLGAETALISLVDDHRQWFKAKEGLDARQTPREYAFCAHAIQQEDIFLIPDAMRDDRFVTNPLVTGAPNIRFYAGMPIRAKHPTCEERLPIGTLCVLGPEPRSLAFFEERTLRALARITEALIEARATAIGATRLAIEYQAALEKLDRSHRLFAQAERLANIGAWRLTLADNQLVWSDQTYAIYGLPPDQSPSLETAIAHYPPHARAQIEEAVAHTIKTGQALDVEADFFTAQGEARRVRSMGELEYKDGEAIALVGVFQDITARYRMEQTLRDIAETDELTRIASRSHFIAFFDARIAEARANGTPLAVLLIDLDHFKEVNDRCGHAAGDDLLRLIAKRLRAPYLETSFAARLGGDEFVMVITDPEALADLPNLLRRMLADLRHTVTRAGLAIRVSATIGAAWLGEGVDTRGVLLERADEALYDAKERQRGAAMIAGHDELIHPVRRAQTDRMRALG; this is translated from the coding sequence ATGGTTAACGACAGCGTAGAAGCCGAGCGCCTCGCCACGCTCGCCGCCCTGCAGATCCTGGATACGCCCCCCGAGCGCGAGTTTGACGAGATCGTCACGCTGGCCCGCGATCTGCTCGGCGCGGAAACCGCGCTCATCTCGCTCGTCGACGATCATCGCCAGTGGTTCAAGGCCAAGGAAGGCCTGGATGCGCGGCAGACTCCGCGCGAATATGCATTCTGCGCCCATGCCATCCAGCAGGAAGACATCTTCCTGATTCCCGATGCGATGCGCGACGATCGCTTCGTCACCAATCCGCTCGTCACCGGCGCGCCCAACATCCGTTTCTATGCGGGCATGCCGATCCGCGCCAAACATCCCACCTGCGAGGAGCGCCTGCCGATCGGCACGCTCTGCGTGCTGGGGCCCGAGCCGCGCAGCCTCGCTTTCTTCGAGGAGCGCACCCTGCGCGCGCTCGCCCGCATCACCGAGGCATTGATCGAGGCGCGCGCCACCGCGATCGGCGCCACGCGCCTCGCGATCGAATATCAGGCGGCGCTCGAAAAGCTCGATCGTTCGCACCGCCTGTTCGCCCAGGCCGAGCGGCTCGCCAATATCGGCGCGTGGCGGCTGACGCTGGCCGACAACCAGCTGGTCTGGTCCGATCAGACCTATGCGATCTACGGCCTTCCGCCCGACCAGTCCCCTTCTCTCGAAACCGCGATCGCCCACTATCCGCCGCATGCGCGCGCCCAGATCGAGGAAGCCGTCGCACACACGATCAAAACCGGCCAGGCACTCGATGTCGAGGCCGATTTCTTCACCGCGCAGGGCGAGGCCCGCCGCGTCCGCAGTATGGGCGAACTGGAATATAAGGATGGCGAGGCGATCGCCCTCGTCGGCGTGTTTCAGGACATCACCGCGCGTTACCGGATGGAGCAGACGCTGCGCGATATCGCGGAGACGGACGAGCTGACCCGCATCGCCAGCCGCAGCCACTTCATCGCTTTTTTCGACGCCCGCATCGCCGAGGCGCGCGCGAACGGCACGCCGCTCGCCGTGCTGCTGATCGATCTGGATCACTTCAAGGAGGTGAACGATCGCTGCGGCCATGCGGCGGGCGACGATCTGCTGCGCCTGATCGCCAAGCGGCTGCGCGCGCCCTATCTGGAAACGAGCTTCGCGGCGCGGCTGGGCGGCGACGAATTCGTGATGGTGATCACCGATCCGGAGGCGCTGGCCGATCTGCCGAACCTGCTGCGGCGGATGCTGGCCGATCTGCGCCATACCGTCACGCGCGCGGGGCTCGCCATCCGGGTTTCGGCCACGATCGGCGCGGCCTGGCTGGGGGAGGGCGTCGACACGCGCGGCGTGCTGCTGGAGCGCGCCGACGAGGCGCTCTACGACGCCAAGGAACGCCAGCGCGGCGCGGCGATGATCGCCGGGCATGACGAACTGATCCACCCCGTCCGCCGCGCCCAGACCGATCGGATGCGCGCCCTCGGGTAA